One window from the genome of Actinoplanes teichomyceticus ATCC 31121 encodes:
- a CDS encoding sugar O-acetyltransferase, which yields MTASSDSRSMRERMLAGDLYIADDPELGEAALRAMDLTDEYNVTPIRNFDERRRLLAELLGEVGEGVEIRPPLRVDYGAHIRIGARTFANFGLIALDVAPITIGADVQIGTNVQLLTPTHPIEPGPRRDKWEAAKPITIGDNVWLGSGAIVLPGITIGANTVVGAGAVVTRDLPANVVAAGNPARVVRTIDPA from the coding sequence ATGACAGCGTCTTCCGATTCGCGGTCCATGCGGGAGCGGATGCTCGCCGGGGACCTGTACATCGCCGACGACCCGGAGCTGGGCGAGGCGGCGCTGCGCGCGATGGACCTGACGGACGAGTACAACGTCACGCCGATCCGCAACTTCGACGAGCGCCGCCGGCTGCTGGCCGAGCTGCTCGGCGAGGTGGGCGAGGGGGTGGAGATCCGCCCGCCGCTACGGGTGGACTACGGCGCCCACATCCGGATCGGCGCCCGCACCTTCGCCAACTTCGGCCTGATCGCCCTGGACGTCGCCCCGATCACGATCGGCGCAGACGTGCAGATCGGCACGAACGTCCAGCTGCTCACGCCGACCCACCCGATCGAGCCGGGGCCTCGCCGCGACAAGTGGGAGGCGGCCAAGCCGATCACGATCGGCGACAACGTCTGGCTCGGCTCCGGCGCGATCGTCCTGCCCGGCATCACCATCGGCGCGAACACCGTCGTCGGCGCCGGCGCGGTGGTCACGCGTGACCTGCCGGCGAACGTGGTCGCGGCCGGCAACCCGGCTCGTGTCGTCCGCACCATCGACCCGGCATGA
- a CDS encoding TetR/AcrR family transcriptional regulator — protein sequence MSRDSAPGRATAGAAGSAVPGRVPAKSAVPGRVPVEGAVPAEGGVAGDVPKGRRTRRHDPGRRDRLIDAALRVIAERGVAGTTHREIARAADVPLGSMTYHFSSLDEVLAEAFTRHAEAAARVFDERLGAATDRDSAVEAVITLVRDDLLGSPADLVLTVELYVAAARNPALRAVTQGWMQRSRSALERHFDPTTARELDALIEGLVLHSALSTDPMNPGQIRHAIERYLR from the coding sequence ATGAGCCGCGACAGCGCGCCGGGCCGTGCCACCGCGGGCGCCGCGGGGAGCGCCGTGCCGGGTCGCGTGCCCGCGAAAAGCGCCGTGCCGGGTCGCGTGCCGGTGGAGGGCGCCGTGCCCGCGGAGGGCGGCGTGGCCGGGGACGTCCCGAAGGGCCGGCGGACCCGGCGGCACGATCCGGGCCGCCGGGACCGGCTGATCGACGCCGCGCTCCGGGTGATCGCCGAGCGCGGGGTCGCCGGGACCACGCATCGCGAGATCGCCCGCGCCGCCGACGTCCCGCTCGGCTCGATGACCTACCACTTCAGCTCGCTGGACGAGGTGCTCGCCGAGGCGTTCACCCGGCATGCCGAGGCCGCCGCACGGGTCTTCGACGAACGGCTCGGCGCGGCCACCGACCGCGACAGCGCGGTCGAGGCCGTGATCACGCTGGTCCGCGACGACCTGCTCGGCTCGCCGGCCGATCTGGTGCTGACCGTCGAGCTGTACGTCGCCGCGGCCCGCAATCCGGCGCTGCGCGCGGTGACCCAGGGCTGGATGCAGCGCAGCCGCAGCGCCCTGGAGCGCCACTTCGACCCGACCACCGCCCGTGAGCTGGACGCCCTGATCGAGGGTCTGGTCCTGCACAGCGCCCTCTCCACCGACCCGATGAACCCCGGCCAGATCCGGCACGCCATCGAGCGCTATCTGCGCTGA